From one Coffea eugenioides isolate CCC68of chromosome 11, Ceug_1.0, whole genome shotgun sequence genomic stretch:
- the LOC113753985 gene encoding chlorophyll a-b binding protein, chloroplastic, with translation MASACASSTIAAVAFSSSPSSQKNGSILGATKASFLSGRKLRVSQYTSPPAGARSLTICAAAADPDRPIWFPGSTPPPWLDGSLPGDFGFDPLGLGSDPETLRWNVQSEIVHCRWAMLGAAGIFIPEFLTKIGILNTPSWYSAGELEYFTDTTTLFVVEMILIGWAEGRRWADIIKPGCVNTDPIFPNNKLTGTDVGYPGGLWFDPLGWGTGSPEKVKELRTKEIKNGRLAMLAVMGAWFQHIYTGTGPIDNLFAHLADPGHATVFSAFTNK, from the exons ATGGCCTCAGCCTGTGCTTCTTCCACGATTGCTGCCGTCGCCTTCTCTTCTTCCCCAAG CTCTCAGAAGAATGGATCCATCCTGGGAGCAACGAAAGCTTCTTTCCTTAGTGGGAGGAAACTGAGAGTAAGCCAGTACACTTCTCCTCCTGCTGGAGCACGATCGCTGACCATCTGTGCTGCAGCTGCTGACCCCGACAGACCCATCTGGTTCCCCGGCAGCACACCACCCCCATGGCTTGATGGCAG CCTCCCAGGAGACTTTGGCTTTGATCCTCTGGGTCTGG GATCTGACCCAGAGACCTTGAGGTGGAATGTGCAGTCGGAGATCGTGCATTGCAGATGGGCCATGTTGGGTGCAGCGGGTATTTTTATCCCTGAATTCTTGACAAAGATTGGGATCCTGAATACGCCATCATGGTACTCTGCTGGAGAACTAGAATACTTCACCGACACCACAACACTCTTCGTCGTTGAGATGATCCTCATCGGTTGGGCCGAGGGAAGACGGTGGGCGGACATCATCAAGCCTGGATGTGTGAACACTGACCCCATCTTCCCAAACAACAAGCTTACTGGAACTGATGTTGGCTACCCAGGCGGCCTGTGGTTTGACCCTCTTGGCTGGGGAACCGGCTCTCCTGAGAAAGTCAAGGAATTGAGGACAAAAGAGATCAAGAATGGAAGGTTGGCGATGTTGGCTGTAATGGGTGCATGGTTCCAACACATCTACACTGGTACAGGACCAATTGACAACCTCTTTGCTCACCTTGCTGATCCTGGGCATGCCACCGTTTTTTCT GCTTTCACCAACAAGTGA